The genome window TGCAAGAATTAGACCTCAAGATACAAAAAGGGGACTCTTTAACCATTCTAGGACCTGGAGGATCAGGGAAAAGCACTCTTCTTAAGGTTATCTTAGGTATCATTAAACCGCAATCTGGAACTGTGCAAGTACTAGGTAAAACTATAAATAATTTGAAAGATCATGAAAAATCTGAACTATTTAAAAAAATGGGGATGGCTTTCCAACAGGGAGCCTTGTTCGATTTTATGACTGTAAAAGAAAATATCTTATTTGCCATGGAAAATATGACTCAATTTTCTAAATTTGAGCAAGAAGATAAAGTAAAACAGTTCTTGTCCCAAGTTCTTCTGGCACATGCTGCTGATAAAATACCTAGTGAGTTGTCGGGGGGAATGCGCCGAAGAGTTGGATTCATTCGTGCGCTTATCACTAATCCTGAACTTGCATTATTAGACGAACCTACGGCAGGTCTTGATCCCGTTACAACAACGATAGTCATAGATATGATTCACAATATTGGACGCAGTATAGGAACAACAATGGTTAGCGTAACATCCAATATTGATGTTGCGTTTCGTTTTGCTGACAATGTTGCCATCTTAAAAGATGGTAGAATTGTAGGCAAAGGAACAAAAGAAGAATTACTTTCTTTAAATGATCCTTGGATTACAAATTTTTTAACTATAAGAAAACACAATTTTGATATTTCTTAAAAAGTCATAATTGTGTTTTATATGAAAAGATAAAATAATGGATAGTGATAATGATGTTTTAAAATGTAGAGGAATAAAAACTCACAATTTAAAGAATATTGATATAGATATTCCATTAAAAAAATGGATTGCAATAACTGGAGTTTCAGGCAGTGGAAAAAGTAGTCTTGCTTTTGATACTATTTATTCAGAATCACAAAGACGTTTTTTAGAAACTTTAGGAACTTACGAAAGACAATTTCTTCAAGGATTGCCTCAAGGAGAATTTGATGAAATAAATAATATCCCTGCCGCTATAGCATTAAAACAGAGCAATAAGTCTAGTGATCCTAGAAGTGTAATTGCTTCGGCCTGTGATCTATCTGAACCTTTCAGAGCTTTGTTTATTTCTTTGATGGAACCTTCATGCATACAATGCGGATCTCCTGTTTCAATACAACAAGCAAAAGATTTATTAAAATACATAAATTCTATCTATGATAAAGAATCATCATTTTTATTAACAGTTCCTTATGAAATATTGAACAAAAAATATATTGAAGATTTAATTATTGAGGGATATTCAAGAATAGTATTCAACAAAAATATTGTGGATCTTGAAGATTTCACTAAATTAGAAAAAAAGTATCCTATTCAAATTGATATTATTCTAGACAGAATTAATAAAAACATTAACTTAAATGAATTGGAAAATAGAATTGAAACTATCTGGTCACAAGTAAAATTTTCACCAAAATTTTACTACATAAATTTATTACTAATAGATGATAATTTTAAATTAACTAACCCTAAAAAATTTCATGTCCAACCTTTTTGCAAAAAATGCGAAAAACAAACTACAATCATACAACAAAGTGATTTAGACTGGCAATCAGTTTTAGGTGCATGTAAAAAGTGTCAAGGTCTTGGTAATATTCCTGTATTAGATGATAATAAAATTATTCCAAATAAAGAATTATCTTTATCAGAAGGAGCAATTAAGCCTTGGACATCTGAAACATTTTCATGGTTGCAGGAAGAATTAATAAAATATAGTAAAAAAAATGATATAAATATTAATTTACCATACAAAAACTTGTCAGAAAACCAAAAAAAATTAATTTGGCAATCATCAAATACAAGCAACAATAAAAAAGTAAATAATAAATTTATTTCAATTTCCGATTTTTTTGAGATATTAGAAGAAGAAAAATATAAAAGCACTTCAAGAATTCTGTTAGCAAAATATAGAAAATATATTTTATGCCCTGATTGTGAAGGAGCTAGAATAGGAATTGCTGGTAGAAATGCTCTTTGTTTTGGAAAATCTTTTCATGAAATTTTTCAACTCGAAATAAAACATGTATTAACTTGGCTTATTCAATTAAAATCAGAGAATAAATACTCTCTGACACTCCAACAAATTTCATATATATATGATGAAGTTTTTAAAAAAGTTAATTTATTAAGTAAACTTGGTTTAAGTTCAACTCATCTCTTTCGAAGATGCAAAACTCTTTCTGGAGGAGAGTATCAAAGAGTGCTCTTAACCAGAGTTATAGGTAACGGATTGACGGATGCTTTATATGTTCTTGATGAACCTAGTATAGGACTTGGAAAAACCGAAATACCTACATTAATAAACTGCTTACAAGAATTAAGAGATTTAGGAAACACAATTATCATGGTAGAACATGATAAAGAATTAATTTGCGCCGCTGATGTTATCTATGAACTTGGACCTGGAGGTGGCGAAGAAGGCGGTCAATTACTAAAATTAAAGAATGGAATTCCTTCTTCTTTTATTACTAATCTCCAAGATAAAAACAAACATGATAAAATCAGTAATGAAAGAATTTCTTCTCAAAATACTTCTATATATTTAAAAAATTTTTCAGCATTAAACTGTGTTAATGTAAATGCAGAAATTCTTCTTCAAAAGTTAAATGTAATAACAGGACCTAGTGGAGCAGGTAAATCCACATTGTTACAATATGGCATAGATGCAGCATTAGAAAAATTAATAAATTTAAATATATCAAATAATTTATTGACCGATTTGGATGCAAAAATTGGTCAATGGGATCAAATTATAGTGCCAAAAAATTTTATTGATAATTATGAAATCGTCAGTGTTGAACAAAAAGCATTACATAGGACTTCTACTAGTGTTCCAGCAACTATTTTGGGATTAATGGATATAATAAGAAAAAACTTTGCGCAAACAAAAGATGCGAAATTAAATAATTTAACGTTATCAGATTTTTCTTTTAACGGAGCTGGTGCATGCGAAAATTGTAATGGAAAAGGAGTTATTCAAGAAGATCTATTTTTTCTTGGAGAAGTTGAAAAAATTTGTCCTGATTGCAACGGAACAAGATATCGTAACGATATATTAAAGATAAAATGGTTAGGAAAAAATATTAATGAGTGGTTAACAACAACGTTACTCGAATGCAGAAATTTACTTGGAAAAACTCCAGGTTTTGCTAGAAGTTTGACTTTGTGTTGTCAACTTGGCCTAGGCCACATTCCTTTAGGATTAACAACCACATCTATGTCAGGTGGCGAGGCTCAAAGGTTACGTCTTAGCGCCGCATTAACAAAATCTGCAAAAAAAATATTTTGTATTCTTGATGAACCCACTAGAGGACTGTCAGAAAAAGATGTCGGAAATCTTTTAGAATCAATATTGCAACTCTGTGTTGAGGGGCATACATTTGTTGTTGTTGAACATCATGAACTATTTCAAACTCAGGCTCACCATCTTATAAAATTAGGCCCAGGTAGTGGTGCTGAAGGTGGTAAAATTGTAGAAAGATGGTTGTTGAAAACTAATAGTTAAGAGTTGGTATTCAATTAATTTATTAGAATCTTTTCAGGGATGACAGAAATGTTAAAATCAATTTTGGGAAATACTACGAAACAAATTGAAGTTGTTAAACGTGGAAATGGTGAAAAGTTCATAGAAAAAATTTATGGTGAAGACGCTATGAAAGTTTTTTATGGGAGTTCAGCCGGCGCGGTTTTCACTGAAAAATTTCTCACAAATAAATGGTTAAGTAATATTTATGGTGCTTATAATGACTCAGGAGCAAGTAAACATAAAATTGAAGAATTCGTAAACTCTATGGAAATCAATGTAAGTGAATCTGATAAAGATATATCAGAATATAATTCATTTAATGATTTTTTTGCAAGAAAACTGCATCCAAGAGCCAGACCCATCAATCGCACTCCTAATGGAATAAATTCTCCTGGTGATGGAAGATTACTTGTTTTTCCAAAAATAGATGAGTTTACAATTACATATTTAAAATGGGCGCCTATAAAACTTATTGATTTATTCAATGGCAATGAAAGCCTAGCAGAAAGATACAAAAATGGTTCTTGTGGGGTATTAAGACTTTGCCCCGCTGATTATCATAGATTTCATTTTCCAGTTTCCGGGAAAGCTGGGGTAACAAAAACAATACAAGGTTTATTACATTCGGTAAATCCCTACGCTTTAGAACAAAAAATTCCTGTCTATTGCTTAAATAAACGAACAATTTGTGAATTAGACTCCGATCAATTTGGTAAAGTATTGCTTTTAGAAATTGGTGCACTTTTTGTTGGAACAATAGTTCAAACTTATCGC of Pigmentibacter sp. JX0631 contains these proteins:
- a CDS encoding ATP-binding cassette domain-containing protein is translated as MQASDIVSLHNVHHAFLPNKPILQELDLKIQKGDSLTILGPGGSGKSTLLKVILGIIKPQSGTVQVLGKTINNLKDHEKSELFKKMGMAFQQGALFDFMTVKENILFAMENMTQFSKFEQEDKVKQFLSQVLLAHAADKIPSELSGGMRRRVGFIRALITNPELALLDEPTAGLDPVTTTIVIDMIHNIGRSIGTTMVSVTSNIDVAFRFADNVAILKDGRIVGKGTKEELLSLNDPWITNFLTIRKHNFDIS
- the asd gene encoding archaetidylserine decarboxylase (Phosphatidylserine decarboxylase is synthesized as a single chain precursor. Generation of the pyruvoyl active site from a Ser is coupled to cleavage of a Gly-Ser bond between the larger (beta) and smaller (alpha chains). It is an integral membrane protein.); amino-acid sequence: MLKSILGNTTKQIEVVKRGNGEKFIEKIYGEDAMKVFYGSSAGAVFTEKFLTNKWLSNIYGAYNDSGASKHKIEEFVNSMEINVSESDKDISEYNSFNDFFARKLHPRARPINRTPNGINSPGDGRLLVFPKIDEFTITYLKWAPIKLIDLFNGNESLAERYKNGSCGVLRLCPADYHRFHFPVSGKAGVTKTIQGLLHSVNPYALEQKIPVYCLNKRTICELDSDQFGKVLLLEIGALFVGTIVQTYRPGMQVEKGDEKGFFKFGGSTCIFFFEHGIMNFDSDLIHSSKEGYETLVQMGEKIGTLSEGKGHVTS